The genomic DNA GATCCTCCTGAGGCCCGACGAGTACTCGGTGATCGCCACCCTCAACCTCAACGGGGACTACATCTCCGACGCCTTGGCGGCCCAGGTGGGGGGCATCGGCATCGCCCCTGGGGCCAATATCAACTACCAGACGGGCCACGCCGTCTTCGAGGCCACCCACGGCACCGCCCCCAAGTACGCCGGCCAGGACAAGGTGAACCCCTCTAGCGTCATCCTCTCGGGGGAGATGATGCTCCGCTACCTGGGCTGGAACGAGGCGGCGGACCTGATCCTCGCCGCCATGGAGCGCACCATCGCCAAGGGGCTCGTGACCTACGATTTCCACCGCCTCCTGGTGGCGGAGGGCAAGCCCGCCACCCTGCTCAAGACCAGCGAGTTCGGCCGGGCCCTGATCGAGCACATGTAGCTAGACCAGGGTAAACCGGGCCTCCAAACCCGCCAGGTCCGCCTCCAGGAAGCGGAGGCGGACCTCGGCGTTAAGGGGAAGGGGCTTGGGCAGGGCCACCTGGGCGGAAAGGCCCAGCTCGGGCAGGAGGAAAACCCCCTGCCCACCCCGCCTCTCCACCAAGACCCCCACCCCTTCGTAGCCCGCCTCCTGGAGGTACAGGAGGGTCCAGTGGAGCTTGCTCTTGCGCTCCGCCTCCCGCACGGCGTCCGCCACCGCCTCCGCCGCCCCCACCCGCTCCAGAAGCTCCGCTTGGGAAAGGGGCTTTTCCCCTTTGAGCCAGGCCCTGAGCTGCTGGTGGGCCACCAGGTCCAGGTAGCGCCTTAGAGGGCTCGTCACCTGGGCGTAGAGGGGAAGGCCTAAGCCCTTGTGGGGGGCGGGCACCGCCTTAAGTTGGGCCCGCTTCAGGGCCTTTCGCTGCTCCCACATGGCGGCAAGCCCCTCCCCCTCCACCCTGCGGCTTGGGGCCTCTTGGGTGGCGTAGGGGAAGGGAAGGCCCTCCCGGAAGGCCAGGTGGGCGGCGGCGTAGCCGGCGAGGAGCATGGCCTCCCGCACCCAGATACGGCTCCCGTAGGGGGGGAGGGGAAGGATCTGGACCCTATCCCCTTCCACCCGCACCTTCACCTCGGGGAGGGAAATCTCCAAGGCCCCTTGGGCCAGGCGCCGTCGGCGGAAGGCCTCCGCCACCTCCCGCAAGGGGGCAAGCTCCGGGCGCCCCATGGCCTCGGCGTAGGTGAGCCGCTCCACCCGCACCCAGCTGGGGAAAATGCGCTCCTCCAAGAGCTCCCCCTCTTCCGAAACCCAAAGGGCAAAGGTAAGGGCCGGGGAAACCGGCTGTAGCCCAAGCCCCAAAAGGGCCGTGGCCTCTGGAGGAAGCATGGGCACGGTGCCCTCGGGAAGGTAAAGGTTCGCCCCCCGGCGCAGGGCCTCCTGGTCCAAGGGGCTTCCCGGGGCCACCAGGGCGGCCACGTCCGCCACGTGGACCAGGAGGCGGAAGCCTCCCTCCACCCGCTCGGCGTAAAGGGCGTCGTCGGGGTCCTGGCTCCCCTCGTCGTCGATGGCGTAGGCGGGCAGGTGGGTGAGGTCCTCCCGCTTTTCCTCCGGCAAGGGGGGAAGGGGAAGGCGAGGGGCCTCCAAGGGGAGGCCAAGGCGCCTGGGGTGGGGGTTTTCCCGCCGCCAAAGGCCAAGCCGCAGGAGGAGGCCGTGGGCCGCCTCGGGGGTTTCGGCCAGGCCCAAGGCCCTCAGCACCGGGCTCTCCCGCTGCTCGCCCCAGGCCACCGCCTCCACCCCGGCGAGGAGGGGGCGGTCCTCCGGGGCGGGGCTTCCCGCCTTAATCCGGGCGATGCCCTCCTGGAAGGCCCTTTCCCGCGCCTCTTTCTCCCGTTTGGCCGCAAGCCACTGGGCGAGCTCCTCCGCGGTGCGGGCCCTAACCCTTTCCCCTTCCAGCACGAAGCGCTCCCCCTTTTGCGCCAGGAGGTAGGCCCCGTAGGCCGCCTCCGGGGTGTAGGCCCCGTAGACCAGCTCGGCGAGCTCCTTCAGGCTCACCGCCTCTCCCTGAAGAAGCTCCCAGGCCGCCTCCTCTTCCCCTTCCGGCACCTCCAAGACCAGGCTCGCAGGGCCTGGGTGGAGGAGGAGAACGTCCTTGGGGCGCACCTTGAGCTTTTCCCCTGTGCCCAGGGTGAGCTCTAAGCGGTCCCCCTTTTCCTCGGCCAAAGCGGGCTTGCCTTTGTAGATAACGAGGGCTGGTCTAAGCACCATCGCAGGTCTCCTACCGGGAAAACCGAAGGCTAGCTATCCCGTAGCGGCCCATGGGCATTCCCGCTACCTCCGGAAGCGGGAATGCCTAGCTGGACCGCGGGCCCCTTTTTCCCACTGCCTCCCCGAACCCGCCCTACCGGAAACGGGGTGGGCGGGTTCGTGGGAGAAAGCCACACCCCCCTAGACTATACCTTCGGTTCCGAGTAAGCCTCATCTCCGAGATGACGCAGGACCACAGGAAGGCTCACTCCCACGCCGAAAAGAAGGTGTTCTGGGGTTTTCCCCAACCAAGCGGCCAAGAGGGGCACAGCCAGCGCCGTGGCCAGCAAGGCAGGACGGGGCTTGCGACTTAGGAAGGTAAGGAGGGCGAAGAGAAAAAAGGCTCCCAAAAGAAGCCTAGGATCCACAGCGAAAAGGACCCCCAACCCGGGCGCCAGGGCCTTGCCCCCGCGGAGGAAAAGCCACGGGGAAAAGGCGTGTCCCCACACCGCCCCCACGCCCCCCCAAAGCCCCCCCAAAGGGCTCCCCGCAATCGCCTCGCCAAGGGCCACGGCAAGGGCTCCCTTGAAGAGGTCTAGGAAGAGGGCCATGAGGCCTGGGACAGAGCCTAAAGTCCCGTAGGCGTCCAAGGACCTAAAGGCTCGGCCCCGGAGGGCCCCGAACCAGTAGACCGTTGGAAGCCCGCCCAGGACGTACCCTGCGAGAAAAGCCCAAAGCATCAAAGCGCCCGGCGCACCTGCTCCTGCAGGCGCAAAAGCGCCGCCTCTAAGCCCCGAAGCCTTAGGGGGGTGAGGATCTCCTCCAGTCCCGCCCCCCGGTAGAAGGAGGGGGGCACGGCGAGGACGGCCTCGGGGGGTTCGCCCTCGAGGCCCTCTTTGAGGATCCCGGCGAAGGCCTTCACCGTGGGGGCCTCGTCGGGGACCATGAAGTGGAGGCGCACCCTCCCCTCCTCCACCTCCGCCCTGAGGAAAAAGGGGGTCTGGCACTCGTGCACCCGCTCCAGCTCCACCCCTTGAGGGGGCGGGGGAACCTTCTTGGCGTAGTCCAAGAGGACCTCGGTCTTCAGCTCCTTGGGCAGGGAGCGGATGAGGTCCAACACCGCTTGCAGCTTGGGAGGCACCATGCCCTAAGCCTACCCTCCCTTGGCGGGGGGCTGGGTGGGCCTAAGCTCTATCTCGCTCACCAGGGCCCTTTCCGGCATCTCCAGGGCGAAGAGGATGGCCTTGGCCACGTCCTCGGGGGCGAGCTTCCAAGCCGCCCCCGGGGTGTTCCCGGCGAAACCCGTGTCCACCGAGCCCGGCAGGACGTTCACCACCCGCACCCCCTCTTCCCTCAGTTCCAGCATGGCCGCCCCCATGAGGCCGAGAAGGCCAAACTTGCTGGCGTTGTAGGCCCCTCCCCCCTTGAAGGGGTTCTTCCCCGCCAGGCTCCCCACGTTCACCACCACGCCCCCCGCCCGCCGGAGGGCGGGAAGGGCGGCCTTGAGCCCTAGGAAGGGCCCCACCAGGTTCACCTCCAAGACCTCGCGGAACTCCCCCTCGGAAAGCTCAGCAAGGGGCTTCATAATGCCGATGCCGGCGTTGTTCACCAGGGCATAGACCCCGCCAAAGGCCTCCTCCAAGAGGGCCACCGCCCGCTCCCAGTCCGCAAGCCGCCGCACGTCGCCCGGAAGGGGCAAGGCCCCTTCCCCAAGCTCCTGGGCCAGGGCCAAAAGCCTCGCTTCGTCCCGGGCGAAAAGCCCCACCCGATAGCCCTTGGCGTGGAGGAGGCGGGCCGTGGCCTCGCCGATGCCCCGGCTCGCCCCCGAGATGAGCGCCACCCGCATGGCCCTACCTTACCCCAAAGCGCGCCCGGATGTCGGCGAGCACTTCCCTTAGGGCCTCCTCCAGGTCCTGTAGGCTTCCCGCATTCTCCACCACCCAGGTGGCCCGCTTGCGCTTTTCCGCCTCGGGTAGTTGCGCCCGTTCCCGGGCCAAGACCTCCTCGGGGCTGAGCCCCGAACGGGCCACCACCCGCCTGAGGCGCACCTCCCAAGGAGCCGCCACCAGGAGGGTGCCGTCTAGGCGCGCCTCCCAGCCCTTCTCAAAGAGAAGGGGGATCTCCAGGAAGACCAAGGGGGCCTCGAGGCGGGCCAGCTCGGCCTCCAGGAGGCGGCGGATCTCAGGGTGGAGGAGGTCCTCCAGGGCCCTTAGCTTTTCCGGGTCGCCGAAGACGAGCCGCCCCAGGGCCCTCCGGTCCAGATCCTCCCCCCGGAACGCCTCGGGGAAAAGCCGCTTAAGTTCCTCCTTTTTGGCCTCCCGCGCCCTCTCCGCCAAAAGGTCCAGGTCCAAGACGGGGTAGCCCCACGCCCGCAGGAGGCGGGCCACGGTGCTCTTGCCGCTGCCGATGTTCCCGGTGATGCCGATAATGATGGGGTGCTTCGCCTGGTGCGCCATGTGGACTTCCCCTTTTATACCCCCAAGGGGGCCTTCCCCGTGGGGGGGGCGGTGCGGGACCTCCTCTTGGGCCTAAGGCCCAAGGACCTGGACTTCGCCGCCCCCGACCCCCAAAAAGCGGCGGAGGCGGCCAAAGAGCGCCTTGGGGGAAGCCTCTTCGCCTTGGACCCCCAAAGGGGCCACTACCGCCTGGTGGCGGGGGAGCTCACCCTGGACTTCACCCCCCTGGAGGGGAGCCCGGAAGAGGACCTCAGGCGGCGGGACTTCCGCCTCAACGCCCTCTTGTGGAAGGAGGGCAGGGTCTTCGGGCTCCCTGGGGTGGAGGAGGACCTCAGGAAGCGGCTTTTGGTCCCGGTGCGGGAGGAAAACCTCTACCAGGACCCTCTGCGGAGCCTAAGGGGCGTGCGCCTGGCGGCAAGCCTGGGCCTCGGCCTACCCCCAGCCACCCGGGAGGCCCTCCGCCGCCACGCCCAACACCTCCAGGCCCACCCCGAGGCCCTCCCGGCGCAGGAGCGGGTGCGGGAGGAGCTGGAAAGGCTCCTCCTTTCCTCCCGGGCCGCCTTTGGCCTCGAGCTCCTGGCCCGGCTCGGCCTCCTTCCCGTCTACCTCCCCGAGCTCGCCTTCCTGCAGGGGCTGTTCCAGGGGGGCGTGCACCACCTGGACGCCTGGCGGCACACCCTCTCCGTGCTCTTCCACCTCCTTTGGCTCTGGCCCGAGGCCCCCCTGGAGGCCCGCCTCGCCGCCCTTTACCACGACGTGGGGAAGTCCTTCACCCGCCGCTTCGACCCCGAGGTGGGGCGGTACCGTTTCCTGGGCCATGCGGAGGTGGGGGCGGAGGTGGCCAAGGCGGCCCTCGCCTGGCTCCGCTTCCCCAAGGCCACGGGGGAGAAGGTAAGCGCCCTGGTGCGCCGCCACATGGACCGCCCCCCCGAGGAGAGGGGCGCTTTACGCCGCTTCCTCCTCAAGCGCCAAGACCTCCTCCCCCACCTCCTCTACCTCATGGCGGCGGACCGCCTAGGGGCCAAGGGGCTGGAGGAAGAGGCCTGGGAACTCCTGAGGCGCTTCCAAGAGGCCCTGGCGGAGCCCTTGCCGCAAAGGCCCCTCCTCTCCGGGGAGGAGGTCATGGCCCTGCTGGGCCTGGAGCCGGGGCCCGAGGTGGGGCAGGCCCTTCAGGCCCTCCTCCTGGCCCAGGCGGAG from Thermus sp. LT1-2-5 includes the following:
- a CDS encoding RNB domain-containing ribonuclease, producing MVLRPALVIYKGKPALAEEKGDRLELTLGTGEKLKVRPKDVLLLHPGPASLVLEVPEGEEEAAWELLQGEAVSLKELAELVYGAYTPEAAYGAYLLAQKGERFVLEGERVRARTAEELAQWLAAKREKEARERAFQEGIARIKAGSPAPEDRPLLAGVEAVAWGEQRESPVLRALGLAETPEAAHGLLLRLGLWRRENPHPRRLGLPLEAPRLPLPPLPEEKREDLTHLPAYAIDDEGSQDPDDALYAERVEGGFRLLVHVADVAALVAPGSPLDQEALRRGANLYLPEGTVPMLPPEATALLGLGLQPVSPALTFALWVSEEGELLEERIFPSWVRVERLTYAEAMGRPELAPLREVAEAFRRRRLAQGALEISLPEVKVRVEGDRVQILPLPPYGSRIWVREAMLLAGYAAAHLAFREGLPFPYATQEAPSRRVEGEGLAAMWEQRKALKRAQLKAVPAPHKGLGLPLYAQVTSPLRRYLDLVAHQQLRAWLKGEKPLSQAELLERVGAAEAVADAVREAERKSKLHWTLLYLQEAGYEGVGVLVERRGGQGVFLLPELGLSAQVALPKPLPLNAEVRLRFLEADLAGLEARFTLV
- a CDS encoding SufE family protein, translated to MVPPKLQAVLDLIRSLPKELKTEVLLDYAKKVPPPPQGVELERVHECQTPFFLRAEVEEGRVRLHFMVPDEAPTVKAFAGILKEGLEGEPPEAVLAVPPSFYRGAGLEEILTPLRLRGLEAALLRLQEQVRRAL
- a CDS encoding glycerol-3-phosphate acyltransferase, encoding MLWAFLAGYVLGGLPTVYWFGALRGRAFRSLDAYGTLGSVPGLMALFLDLFKGALAVALGEAIAGSPLGGLWGGVGAVWGHAFSPWLFLRGGKALAPGLGVLFAVDPRLLLGAFFLFALLTFLSRKPRPALLATALAVPLLAAWLGKTPEHLLFGVGVSLPVVLRHLGDEAYSEPKV
- the coaE gene encoding dephospho-CoA kinase (Dephospho-CoA kinase (CoaE) performs the final step in coenzyme A biosynthesis.); amino-acid sequence: MAHQAKHPIIIGITGNIGSGKSTVARLLRAWGYPVLDLDLLAERAREAKKEELKRLFPEAFRGEDLDRRALGRLVFGDPEKLRALEDLLHPEIRRLLEAELARLEAPLVFLEIPLLFEKGWEARLDGTLLVAAPWEVRLRRVVARSGLSPEEVLARERAQLPEAEKRKRATWVVENAGSLQDLEEALREVLADIRARFGVR
- a CDS encoding HD domain-containing protein; the encoded protein is MLRLVRHVDFPFYTPKGAFPVGGAVRDLLLGLRPKDLDFAAPDPQKAAEAAKERLGGSLFALDPQRGHYRLVAGELTLDFTPLEGSPEEDLRRRDFRLNALLWKEGRVFGLPGVEEDLRKRLLVPVREENLYQDPLRSLRGVRLAASLGLGLPPATREALRRHAQHLQAHPEALPAQERVREELERLLLSSRAAFGLELLARLGLLPVYLPELAFLQGLFQGGVHHLDAWRHTLSVLFHLLWLWPEAPLEARLAALYHDVGKSFTRRFDPEVGRYRFLGHAEVGAEVAKAALAWLRFPKATGEKVSALVRRHMDRPPEERGALRRFLLKRQDLLPHLLYLMAADRLGAKGLEEEAWELLRRFQEALAEPLPQRPLLSGEEVMALLGLEPGPEVGQALQALLLAQAEGRVASREEAEAFLLYWKEHGRPA
- a CDS encoding SDR family oxidoreductase, which codes for MRVALISGASRGIGEATARLLHAKGYRVGLFARDEARLLALAQELGEGALPLPGDVRRLADWERAVALLEEAFGGVYALVNNAGIGIMKPLAELSEGEFREVLEVNLVGPFLGLKAALPALRRAGGVVVNVGSLAGKNPFKGGGAYNASKFGLLGLMGAAMLELREEGVRVVNVLPGSVDTGFAGNTPGAAWKLAPEDVAKAILFALEMPERALVSEIELRPTQPPAKGG